GGTTGCGCAGAACTTCCCGCACCATGGCTTTATCGCCCCGGGCTGGTGGAAGCGGACGTAAATCAAGTCGCACCACGCGATCAGGACATCCGTCCGTGACTTCCTGGAAAACCAGTCTCACCATGGCCTCAATATTCAGATCCTGCAGCACCAAGTTCTGTCTGCTCATGCGGCTGAACGCAAGCAAGTCGTCAATAAGCAATCCCATCTCCTTGGCGCAGTCTCTGACTTGGACAAGCAAGAATCGGCCATCCTCGTCTACCCGATCAGAATAGTCATCAAGCAGAATCTTGCTATAGCCGTCGATGGCGCGCAGTGGCGCACGCAGGTCGTGGCTGACCGAGTACGCAAAGGCCTCCAACTCCTGATTGGCAAATTGAAGCGCGGCCGTCCGGCGGGCGACTGTGCGCTCTAGTTCGGAGTTGAGGATGCGTAGTTGTTCTTCCGCTCTTACTCGATCCGTGACGTCAGTTCCGACGGCGAGCACTTCTGTCACGTTCCCCTCCGAGTCGAAAACCGGCTTGTTGGTCCATGCCATCCACACCCTGCTGCCATCCCGGCGGACATTCTCATTGACGTTCTTAAAGTAGCGCTCGGGCCTCCTCACAATATCTTCGATAAGATTGCTCAAGTCTCTGCCTGTAGACTCGGTCCTAGGCACTATAATGGCTACGCTCTTTCCGCACGCCTCATCCTCGCGATAGCCGAAGAATTCTTGCGCGAACATATTGAAGAAGGTAATTGTGCCATCGGACTTCCATCGAATAATCGCGCTGTTGGCATTCTCTACGAGTTCGGCATACCTTCTTTCACGTTCGCGAAGCTGGCCTTGTCGGTATTCTCTCTCGGTTTGGAACTCGACCTCTCTGGCGTCCTTGTCCCACTCCAATTCGCGCTGGTGGAGTGCGAGCGACTTTACCTTTCGCCGCAAGACAACATAGAACAAGGTACCGACGGCAATTGCCAAGGCAAGGGCTGCAATGATGAGATACAGGCCAATGCGCCGTGGACCCGCGCCGACTTCTGTCTGATCGACTTCAGCGTCGGGCAATCTAGGGGAATCGGGTACGGGCTGGCCATAAGCGAGCACAAGAGCGCCGCGTACGTTAACTTCTGGGTGGAGGAAGTAGATCGCAGAATAGGCTACATAGTTGCGACACATCTGCATCCGGTAGAGAATCTGAAGCTTGGATTCTTCCGAATCTGTTCCTTCCAGCCACTCCTGTATGGGGAGCAGCATGGCTGAATACGCGCCAAGGACCCAGCCATCAGCAGCGACTTCAACCCGGCATTTAGCGATTTGGCTGGCACTCTGGTGCCCCACCGAGCGCGGTTGTTCGACCTGATGCGGCCCCATGGAACAACGAGCACAGTGGGAAAAGAGGTAACCGAAAGCCACGAGGACAGTAGCTGCTGCACCAACTGCGGCGATTAATGACCAGGGAATTATACGGGCGGGGAGGGTCTCCGCTTTCTCAAAACACTTACGGCAATTCTTCTGTTCAGATGAGTTCATCTCGCCTTCTTCAAAGGACGTGCCCGGACTCTTTCAGCGCTCATAGTATTTCAGGTGTTAAATCGTCAATAGGCTCACATGCAATGCTGATGTTGCCTCCCTCGTAATTGCATCCGTTTAAGATGCTATGCCTGTCTCGTCGTTTCGAAGATCCATTGACACAAGGCTTGCTTCAACAGAGTCGGTAATTTGCGCGGTGCCTCATCCTTAAGCACGTATGCCCGTGCCCCGGCCTCTTCTGCTTCCCGCCTGTAGTGGTTGTCATCGTGTGCGGTCAGCACAATTACGTCCAATGCCTCGTAGGCGCGTCGGATCTCACGAATGGTGGTGAATCCGCTCCATCCAGGCATGCAGATATCCATCAGCACAACTACCGGTTTTATGTCGCTGATTATCTCGGCGGCTTCTTCGCCACTCCTCGCAGTGAAGAACGAACACCCGGGAAACAGCGCTCCCAGCCACGTAGCCAAAGAAACGAGAACTTGCTCGTTATCATCAACGATCAGAATGGACGGCTTCATATGGACCAACTCCTGGAGTACGCAGTTGTCCGCACAGCCCGTCACCACGATTTCCGGCGCTTCTCTTCTTCAGCCCGTCCACCAACTCTAAGGTGTTCATTCCCGGCATCAGTAGATCGGCGATTACGAGTTCGACTGGAAAGGCGCACCTTCTTGTCCGCACCGCAATCTGCGGGGTTTCATCGCCGCAGCTGGCTGTTGTGACTTCGCAGCCTGCATGTCGAATCATCACGGCGAACTGATTTCGGAAGTCTTCCTCATCATCGGCAACCCGAATGTGGGCACGCTTGCCGATGATTCGGTCCTCCGAGCAGGGTCACCCCGCATTTCCTGCATCCTTAACTCGCAGTCACGACACATTCATATCCTGCCTCAAGCAGAGGTACCCGGCCATCAGGAGATCGCGTGATTTCGGATGAGGATTTGCTTACTAAGAACGGGCCAGCGCTCTATGAATTCCCTTTGCTACAGACACAGACATGCCAAAGACTTGCCGGGTAAGTAGATGTGCACGCCAGTCAGGGTGCAGGAATGAGGCCGTGGGCAATAGCAAAGCGGATGAGGGTGGGAAGATCAGAGACGTTGAGTTTCCGCATGAGATGGCTGCGGTGGGTGTCGACGGTCTTAGGCGAGCAATGGATGATGGCGGCAATTTCCTTGCTGGACTTGCCTTCCACCACTAGCTGCAGTACTTCGCGCTCCCTTCTGCTGAGTAAGGCAAGAGGGGAACTATCCGCCTCGGATCCCCGCCGCCGAATGTAGTCGTCCAAGACGGTTTCGGCAATCGTCTGGCTCAGGTAGCGGCGCCCGGCCATCAGTTCGCGCACCGCC
Above is a window of Candidatus Hydrogenedentota bacterium DNA encoding:
- a CDS encoding PAS domain S-box protein; the encoded protein is MNSSEQKNCRKCFEKAETLPARIIPWSLIAAVGAAATVLVAFGYLFSHCARCSMGPHQVEQPRSVGHQSASQIAKCRVEVAADGWVLGAYSAMLLPIQEWLEGTDSEESKLQILYRMQMCRNYVAYSAIYFLHPEVNVRGALVLAYGQPVPDSPRLPDAEVDQTEVGAGPRRIGLYLIIAALALAIAVGTLFYVVLRRKVKSLALHQRELEWDKDAREVEFQTEREYRQGQLRERERRYAELVENANSAIIRWKSDGTITFFNMFAQEFFGYREDEACGKSVAIIVPRTESTGRDLSNLIEDIVRRPERYFKNVNENVRRDGSRVWMAWTNKPVFDSEGNVTEVLAVGTDVTDRVRAEEQLRILNSELERTVARRTAALQFANQELEAFAYSVSHDLRAPLRAIDGYSKILLDDYSDRVDEDGRFLLVQVRDCAKEMGLLIDDLLAFSRMSRQNLVLQDLNIEAMVRLVFQEVTDGCPDRVVRLDLRPLPPARGDKAMVREVLRNLLGNAVKFTRPQAEAVIEVTGNRHDSEVIYRVRDNGVGFDERYSDKLFNVFQRLHRSEEYEGTGVGLALVRRIVEKHGGRVGAEGDVGKGAAFWFSLPLGNGGPEDVY
- a CDS encoding response regulator transcription factor; its protein translation is MKPSILIVDDNEQVLVSLATWLGALFPGCSFFTARSGEEAAEIISDIKPVVVLMDICMPGWSGFTTIREIRRAYEALDVIVLTAHDDNHYRREAEEAGARAYVLKDEAPRKLPTLLKQALCQWIFETTRQA